One Olleya sp. Hel_I_94 genomic window, TTCCGAAATTTAATCCTTTAACATTTACTAGCTCTTCAAGCTCTGTTAAAGATTTCTTTCCAAAATTACGGAACTTCATTAAATCATTTTTATTAAAAGATACTAAGTCACCTAAAGTATCTACCTCTGCTGCTTTTAAACAATTTAGAGCACGAACAGAAAGGTCCATATCTACTAATTTAGTTTTAAGTAACTGTCTCATGTGAAGTGATTCTTCATCATAAGTTTCAGTTTGAGCAATCTCATCAGCTTCTAATGTAATACGCTCATCAGAGAATAACATGAAGTGGTGAATCAGAGTTTTTGCAGCTTCTGTTAATGCATCTTGAGGCGTAATAGAACCATCAGTCTGAATTTCGAAAACTAATTTTTCGTAATCCGTTTTTTGTTCTACACGATAATTCTCAATGCTGTACTTAACATTTTTAATTGGTGTGTAAATTGAATCAGTAAAAATAGTCCCTATTGGTGCTGAAGCTTTTTTGTTTTCTTCTGCAGGAACATATCCTCTACCTTTTTCAACAGTAATTTCCATGTTGATATTTACTTTAGAATCTAAGTTACAAATCACTTGATCTGTATTTAATACTTGGAAACCTGAAATAAATTTCTGGAAATCTCCTGCTACAATTTTGTCTTGACCAGAAATTGAAATCGAAATAGATTCGTTATCAACATCCTCTATTTGACGCTTAAAACGAACTTGTTTAAGATTTAAAATAATTTCTGTTACATCTTCAACAACACCTGCTATTGTTGAAAATTCGTGGTCTACACTTTCTATTCTAACAGATGTGATAGCAAACCCTTCTAGAGAAGATAATAAAACTCTTCTTAAAGCATTTCCTACTGTTAGTCCATAACCTGGTTCTAGAGGTCTGAATTCGAATTTACCTTCGAAGTCAGTTGAATCAATCATTATTACCTTATCAGGCTTTTGGAAATTAAATACTGCCATAATTTTTCTTCGTTTTAATTGTTATTTAGTTGCGCGGTTTATAAGTTTGAAGAGATACAAATAAACCCTTTGGCTAAACACCAATGTTAATAATTTATTATTTAGAGTATAATTCTACGATGAATTGCTCATTAATATTTTCTGGGATTTGGATTCTAGCAGGAACAGAAACGTAAGTACCTTCCTTTTTCTCGCTATTCCAAGTAATCCACTCATATACATTGCTAGAGTTTGATAAAGATCTATCAATAGACTCCAAAGATTTAGACTTCTCTCTTACAGCAACAACATCTCCAGCATTAAGTTGGTATGAAGGTATGTTTACTAACTCTCCATTAACAGTAATATGTCTGTGAGATACAAGTTGTCTTGCTCCGCTTCTAGAAGGAGATAATCCCATTCTAAACACTACATTATCTAATCTAGATTCACAAATTTGAAGTAATACTTCACCTGTGATTCCTTGAGCTGCAGTTGCTCTTTTAAACATGTTTCTGAATTGACGCTCTAAAATACCGTAAGTATATTTAGCTTTTTGCTTCTCCATTAATTGGATTGCGTACTCAGATTTTTTACCACGTCTTCTGTTGTTTCCATGTTGACCTGGTGGGTAATTTCTTTTCTCAAAAGACTTATCGTCTCCGAATATAGCTTCACCAAATTTACGAGCTATTTTAGTTTTAGGACCAGTATATCTTGCCATTTTTAAATTGATTTAAGAGTGATTATGAATTAAGGTCTAAATCTTATCCTTCGATAATCGTTAATCTCTTTGTTGATACTTGTTTTAAATTTTCAGTTTGCAAATTTATACAAAAAATTAATACCATCTGATAAACAGACGATATTAATTTTTTTCTTGCTTAAGTAAAGTACTATGTAGTAAACTTATACTCTTCTTCTTTTAGGTGGACGACAACCATTATGTGGTAATGGAGTAACATCAATTATTTCTGTTACTTCAATTCCTGCATTATGAATAGATCGTATAGCAGATTCTCTACCATTTCCAGGTCCTTTAACATAAACCTTTACCTTTTTTAATCCAGCTTCTTTAGCTACTTCAGAAGCATCTTCTGCTGCTAATTGTGCTGCGTAAGGTGTGTTTTTCTTAGAACCTCTAAATCCCATCTTACCAGCAGATGACCATGAAATGACATCTCCCTTTTTATTTGTAAGTGAAATAATGATATTGTTGAAAGAAGCAGTAATGTGAGCTTCTCCAACAGCGTCAATAATAACTTTACGTTTTTTTGTGCTTTTAGCGTTTGTCTTTGCCATACTACTTATTATTTAGTTGCTTTTTTCTTGTTAGCAACTGTTTTTCTTCTTCCTTTTCTTGTTCTAGAGTTATTCTTAGTACGTTGACCTCTTAAAGGTAAACCAACTCTATGACGAATTCCTCTGTAACAACCAATATCCATTAAACGTTTAATGTTTAATTGTGTTTCAGAACGTAATTCACCTTCAATAGTATAAGTACCTACAGTTTCACGGATTGCTCCAATTTGATCATCTGTCCAGTCTTGTACTTTGATGTTTTCGTCCACTTTAGCCTCAGCTAAAATTTCTTGAGCTCTACTTCTACCTACTCCGTAGATATAAGTTAATGAGATCACTCCTCTTTTTTGTTTTGGTATGTCTACACCTGCGATTCTTGCCATAATTACCCTTGTCTTTGTTTGAATCTAGGATTCTTTTTGTTAATGACGTAAAGTCTACCTTTTCTGCGCACAATCTTACAATCTGCACTTCTCTTTTTAATTGATGCTCTTACTTTCATCGTATTAGTATCTATAGGTTATACGAGCCTTAGTTAAATCATAAGGACTCATTTCTAATTTAACTTTATCTCCTGGTAACAACTTAATATAATGCATACGCATCTTACCCGAAATATGTGCGGTCACAATATGACCATTTTCTAATTCAACACGGAACATAGCATTTGATAATGCTTCAATGATAGTTCCGTCTTGTTCTATTGCTGCTTGTTTTGCCATAGTTAAAATATTAAGCTACTGCTTTTCTGTTTTTACCAGTCTTCATCAAGCCATCATAGTGTCTATTTAACAAGTAACTATTTACTTGTTGCATAGTGTCAATTGCAACTCCAACCATAATTAATAAAGATGTACCTCCGAAAAATAAAGCCCAACCAGATTGAACGTTAAGTAACTTAACAATAAATGCTGGGAACACAGCTATTAATGCAAGAAAGATAGAACCTGGTAAAGTTATTTGAGACATAATTTTGTCTAGATATTCAGAAGTTTCTGATCCTGGACGAATACCTGGAATAAATCCTCCGCTTCGTTTAAGATCATCAGCCATTTTATTTGTAGGAACGGTAATCGCAGTATAAAAATATGTAAATATAATAATCAATAATGCAAATACTAAATTATACCAAAATCCGAAGATATCAGAGAAATTAGATTGTAACCACAATCCAGAAGCAGTATCTTTTAATAAAGATGAACCACCAATTAAACCAGGAACAAACATAATCGCTTGAGCAAAAATGATTGGCATTACACCAGAAGCATTAAGCTTTAAAGGAATATATTGTCTTGATCCAAATACATTTTTCTCGTAACCTCCAGTTGCTGAACGCCTAGCATATTGTACTGCAATCTTACGAACTGCCATTACTAATAAGATTGAAAGAAGAATAATAACAAACCAAATAACGATTTCAAATAAAATCATCATTACATTATTACCCGTTTCTAATCTAGAAGCAGCATTTTGTAAGAAAGATTTAGGAAGTGTTGCAATAATACCCACCATAATTAATAGAGAGATACCATTACCAATTCCTTTATCTGTTATTTTCTCACCTAACCACATTGCAAAAATACAACCAGTTACTAATATAACTATTGATGAGAAATAAAACATCCCACCTTGCCCTAATAAAAAGGCCGAGTTTGGAATACCAAACATAGGTTGTAAACTAGCTAAATAACCTGGTGCTTGAACTAAGCATATTGCTATAGTCAACCAACGTGTTATTTGAGTAATCTTTTTCTGACCACTAGCGCCTTCTTTTTGTAGTTTTTGCAAATAAGGAATAGCAATTCCCATTAATTGAACTACAATAGAAGCAGAAATATATGGCATAATTCCAAGTGCAAATACAGAAGCATTAGCAAATGCACCTCCAGTGAAGGCATTTAATATCCCAAAAATACCTTCTGATGTTCCAGTTTGTAGGCTTTCTAATTGGGTTGCGTCAATACCTGGTAATACTACTTGTGCTCCGAAACGATAAACTAAAAGTAGACCTAGTGTAACTAGAATTCTATTTCTTAGTTCTTCAATTTTCCAAACATTTTTTAATGTCTCTATAAATTTCATGCGTTCGATTGTTCTTATAAAGTTACAGCTTCTCCTCCTGCAGCTTCAATAGCAGCTTTTGCAGTAGCAGTAAATTTATGAGCTGTGATACTTAATTTAGCTTTTAATTCTCCTCTTCCTAAAATCTTAACTAGCTCGTTTTTACCAGCTAAACCAAGACCTACTAAAGTATCAAAATCTAAAGTATCTTTAATTTTCTTATCGTCAACTAATTGTTGAATAACATCCAAGTTAACACCTTGATGCTCTATACGATTAATGTTAGTAAAACCAAACTTAGGTACTCTACGTTGAAGTGGCATTTGCCCTCCTTCGAAACCTACCTTCTTAGAATAACCAGATCTTGACTTAGCTCCTTTGTGACCACGTGTCGCAGTACCACCTTTACCAGAACCTTGTCCTCTTCCTATTCTTTTACCTTGATTTTTAACTGAACCTTCTGCAGGTTTTAAATTACTTAAATCCATTTTCAGTATTATTATTTAGTTTCTTCTACAGAAACTAAGTGGTTTACTTTTGCTACCATACCTAAAATATTAGGAGTAGCCTCATGTTCTATAGTTTGTCCAATCTTCTTAAGACCAAGAGCTAATAAAGTTCTTTTTTGTCTTTGAGTTCTGTTGATTGCACTTTTAACTTTTGTTACTTTTATCTTCGACATTGCTGTTGGGATTATCCGTTAAAAACTTTTTCTAAAGAAACACCTCTTTCACGAGCAATCGTTTTAGGGTCTCTTAATTGTAATAAAGCATCAAAAGTAGCCTTAACAACATTATGTGGATTTGATGAACCTTGAGATTTAGATAAAACATCATGTACACCTACTGCCTCTAAAACTGTTCTCACAGCTCCACCGGCAATAACTCCTGTACCAGGAGCTGCAGGAATAATATTTACTCTTGCTCCACCAAATTTACCTTTTTGTTCATGAGGTAATGTTCCTTTCATGATAGGGATACGAACTAGGTTTTTCTTAGCATCTTCTATTGCTTTTGCAATTGCACTAGCAACATCTTTTGATTTTCCTAAACCTTGACCTACAACACCTGCTTCATCTCCAACCACTACGATTGCAGAAAAACCAAATGCTCTACCTCCTTTAGTTACCTTAGTAACTCTTTGCACACCAACTAAACGATCTTTAAGATCTAATCCACTTGGTTTTACTAACTCTGCGCTTTTGTATTTTTGATACATAATTTCTTAGAATTTAAGTCCTCCTTCTCTAGCTCCTTCAGCTAACGATTTTACTCTACCATGATATAAATAACCACCTCTATCAAAAGCGATCGTTTCAACACCAGCCTTCAAGGCTTTTTCTGCGATAGACTTACCTACTAATGCAGCTAGTTCTACTTTATTTCCTTTTGCAGCAATATCTTTATCTCTAGAAGATGAAGCAGCTAATGTTTTACCAGTAACGTCATCTACTAATTGAGCATAAATTTCTTTATTACTTCTAAAAACAGCTAATCTAGGTCTTGCTTCTGTACCAGAAACAACCTTACGGATTCTGTTTTTAATTCTTATTCGTCTTTCGTTTTTTGTTAACGCCATAACTAATTATTATGCTGATTTACCTGCTTTTCTTCTTAATACTTCTCCAACAAACTTAATACCTTTTCCTTTGTACGGTTCAGGTCTTCTAAATCCTCTGATTTTAGCAGCAACTTGTCCTACTAATTGTTTATCATGAGAAGTTAATTTGATTATTGGATTCTTACCCTTATCAGAAACAGTTTCTACTTGTACTTCTGGTGCTAAACTTAAAATAATGTTGTGTGAAAAACCTAAAGCTAATTCAAGGACATTACCTTGATTAGAAGCTCTATAACCTACACCAACTAATTCTAATTGTTTAGTCCAACCTTTTGAAACACCTTCAATCATATTAAAAACTAATGAACGGTATAAACCATGCTTAGCTTTTTGATCTTTAGTATCTGTAGAACGTGTTACTAATACATTTCCATCTTCAACTTTTACTTCAACAGTATCAAAATCTTGAGTTAACTCACCTAATTTTCCTTTTACTGTTATTGTATTGTTATCAACTGTTACAGTTACTCCTTCTGGAATGGCAACTGGATTATTTCCTATTCTTGACATTTTCTTCTGGATTTTAAATTAGTAAACGTAACATAAAACTTCACCACCAACGTTTTCTCTTTGCGCTTGCTTTCCAGTCATTACTCCGTGAGAAGTTGAAACGATTGCAATACCCAAACCATTAAGTATACGTGGTAATTCTGTAGAACTAGAATATTTACGTAAACCAGGCTTACTGATTCTTTGCAATTTTCTAATTACAGGTTCTTTTGTTTCCTTATTGTATTTTAAGGCAATTTTGATTGTACCTTGAACAGTAGAATCATCGAACTTATAACTTAAAACATATCCTTGATCGAATAATATTTTAGTAATATCCTTTTTTAAATTTGAAGCAGGAATTTCTACAACTCTGTGATTAGCACGCACTGCGTTTCTAATTCTAGTTAAGTAATCTGCTATTGGATCTGTATACATATGTATTTATTTGCGGACTTGGTTTTCAGAATATCCCGAACCTAAGACCAATTAAAATTTTACCAACTTGCTTTTTTAACACCTGGTATTAAACCTTGATTTGCCATTTCTCTAAACATAACACGAGAAAGTCCAAAGGTACGCATATATCCCTTTGGTCTACCTGTTAATTTACATCTATTATGTTGACGTATAGGCGATGCGTTTTTAGGTAACTTTTGTAATGCTTGATAATCTCCAGCTTCTTTAAGAGCTTTACGTTTTTCAGCATATTTAGCTACTGTCTTCGATCTTTTAACCTCGCGGGCTTTCATTGATTCTTTAGCCATAACTTAGTTTTTTTGAAAAGGTAACCCTAATTCTGTTAATAATGATTTTGCTTCTTTATCTGTTTCAGCAGAAGTTACAAATGTAATATCCATTCCGTCAATTTTATTAACTTTGTCAATATTTATTTCTGGAAAGATAATTTGTTCAGTAACTCCTAGATTGTAGTTACCTCTTCCGTCAAAACCTGTCGCTTTTATTCCGTTAAAATCTCTAACACGTGGAAGTGCAGAAGTTATTAAACGATCTAAAAACTCATACATTCTTTCTCCTCTTAACGTAACTTTAGCACCAATTGGCATCCCTTTACGTAATTTGAAAGTTGCAACATCTTTTTTAGATAAAGTAGATACAGCTTTTTGACCTGTGATAGTTGTAAATTCATCAACTGCATGGTCAACCAATTTCTTATCAGCAACTGCAGCCCCAACACCTCTAGATAATACTATCTTTTGTAGTTTTGGCACTTGCATTACATTACTGTATCCAAATTCTTCTGTAAGAGCAGCAATTACTTTGCTTTTATACTCTTCTTTTAGTCTCGGTGAATATTCCATAACTATATTACTTCATTTGATTTTTTAGAAAATCTGACTTTTTTATCACCTTCCATTCTAAATCCTACTCTAGTCTCTTCTCCTTTAGAAGTTAATAAAGATAGGTTAGAAATGTTGATAGATGCCTCTTTTTCTACAATACCACCTTGAGGATTTTGTGCACTTGGTTTAGTATGTTTCTTAACCATGTTTACTCCTTCAACTATAGCTTTGTTCCTCTCGATAAATACTTTTTGTACTTTACCTTCAGAACCTTTATGATCACCAGCTATAACCTTGACGATATCTCCTGTTTTTATTTTTAGCTTTGTCATTTTTTTATCAATTAAAGCACCTCTGGTGCCAATGATACAATTTTCATGAATTGTTTATCACGAAGTTCTCTAGCTACAGGTCCAAAAACACGTGTACCTCTCATTTCTCCGGTAGGATTTAAAAGGACACAAGCGTTATCATCAAATCTGATATAAGATCCGTCTGGACGTCTAACTTCTTTTTTAGTACGCACAACTACTGCTGTTGATACTGCTCCTTTTTTAATGTTTCCATTAGGAGTTGCATCTTTAACAGTGACAACAATTTTGTCACCTACAGAAGCATATCTTCTTTTAGTACCACCTAAAACACGGATAGTTAATACTTCCTTTGCTCCAGTGTTATCTGCTACTCTTAGTCTTGATTCTTGTTGTACCATAATTACTTCGCTCTTTCAATTATTTCAACTAATCTCCAACATTTAGATTTACTTAAAGGTCTTGTTTCCATGATCTTTACTGTATCTCCAATATTACAATCGTTTGTCTCATCGTGTGCAACATATTTTTTTGTTTTCAACACGAATTTTCCGTACATAGGGTGTTTTACTTTTTTAACTTCTGCAACAACAATTGATTTTTGCATCTTGTTACTAGTAACGATCCCGATACGCTCTTTTCTTAAGTTTCTTTTTTCCATCTTGTAAGCAGAATTATTTTAAATCTCTTTTAGTTAATTCTGTTGCAATTTTTGCAACCGTACGTCTTACTTGACGTAATTGAATAGGATTCTCTAAAGGAGAAACTGCATGAGCCATTTTTAAATCTGAATAGCTCTTCTTTGTTTCACTAAGTTTCTCTTGTAACTCAGCTACAGATAATTCTTTAATTTCTGATTGTTTCATAATATCAAATAAATTATGCTTCGTAATCTCTAGCGATTACAAACTTAGTTTTTACTGGTAATTTTTGAGCTGCAAGTCTTAATGCTTCTTTAGCTACTTCTAAAGGCACTCCTCCAACTTCAAAAAGGATTCTTCCTGGTTTAACAACTGCTGCCCAATATTCTACTGCTCCTTTACCTTTACCCATACGTACTTCAAGAGGCTTTTTTGTAATCGGCTTATCTGGAAATATTTTAATCCAAAGTTGACCTTCTCTTTTCATGTAACGTGTAGCTGCAATACGAGCTGCTTCTATTTGACGTGATGTTAAAAAATTAGAATCCAATGATTTTATTCCAAAAGTTCCGTTTGAAAGTAAGTGACCTCTACCAGAGTTCCCTTTCATACGTCCCTTTTGCGTTTTTCTAAATTTTGTTCTTTTAGGCTGTAACATTTTTTCTGTTCTTTAAAAAATTACTTTCTACGACGTTGTTGTGGTTTTCCACCTCCTTGACGTCCACCTTTTCCTTGCTTCTTAGCTAAGCCAACAAGAGGAGAAAGCTCTCTTTTACCATATACTTCACCTTTCATGATCCATACTTTAACCCCTAATCTACCGTAAGTAGTATGAGATTCAACTAAAGCATAATCAATATCGGCTCTAAAAGTTGATAAAGGAATACGTCCTTCCTTGTAGTGTTCT contains:
- the rpsQ gene encoding 30S ribosomal protein S17, which gives rise to MEKRNLRKERIGIVTSNKMQKSIVVAEVKKVKHPMYGKFVLKTKKYVAHDETNDCNIGDTVKIMETRPLSKSKCWRLVEIIERAK
- the rpsE gene encoding 30S ribosomal protein S5 — protein: MYQKYKSAELVKPSGLDLKDRLVGVQRVTKVTKGGRAFGFSAIVVVGDEAGVVGQGLGKSKDVASAIAKAIEDAKKNLVRIPIMKGTLPHEQKGKFGGARVNIIPAAPGTGVIAGGAVRTVLEAVGVHDVLSKSQGSSNPHNVVKATFDALLQLRDPKTIARERGVSLEKVFNG
- the ykgO gene encoding type B 50S ribosomal protein L36 translates to MKVRASIKKRSADCKIVRRKGRLYVINKKNPRFKQRQG
- the rplX gene encoding 50S ribosomal protein L24 encodes the protein MTKLKIKTGDIVKVIAGDHKGSEGKVQKVFIERNKAIVEGVNMVKKHTKPSAQNPQGGIVEKEASINISNLSLLTSKGEETRVGFRMEGDKKVRFSKKSNEVI
- the rplP gene encoding 50S ribosomal protein L16; protein product: MLQPKRTKFRKTQKGRMKGNSGRGHLLSNGTFGIKSLDSNFLTSRQIEAARIAATRYMKREGQLWIKIFPDKPITKKPLEVRMGKGKGAVEYWAAVVKPGRILFEVGGVPLEVAKEALRLAAQKLPVKTKFVIARDYEA
- the rpmC gene encoding 50S ribosomal protein L29; protein product: MKQSEIKELSVAELQEKLSETKKSYSDLKMAHAVSPLENPIQLRQVRRTVAKIATELTKRDLK
- the secY gene encoding preprotein translocase subunit SecY, translated to MKFIETLKNVWKIEELRNRILVTLGLLLVYRFGAQVVLPGIDATQLESLQTGTSEGIFGILNAFTGGAFANASVFALGIMPYISASIVVQLMGIAIPYLQKLQKEGASGQKKITQITRWLTIAICLVQAPGYLASLQPMFGIPNSAFLLGQGGMFYFSSIVILVTGCIFAMWLGEKITDKGIGNGISLLIMVGIIATLPKSFLQNAASRLETGNNVMMILFEIVIWFVIILLSILLVMAVRKIAVQYARRSATGGYEKNVFGSRQYIPLKLNASGVMPIIFAQAIMFVPGLIGGSSLLKDTASGLWLQSNFSDIFGFWYNLVFALLIIIFTYFYTAITVPTNKMADDLKRSGGFIPGIRPGSETSEYLDKIMSQITLPGSIFLALIAVFPAFIVKLLNVQSGWALFFGGTSLLIMVGVAIDTMQQVNSYLLNRHYDGLMKTGKNRKAVA
- the rplO gene encoding 50S ribosomal protein L15 encodes the protein MDLSNLKPAEGSVKNQGKRIGRGQGSGKGGTATRGHKGAKSRSGYSKKVGFEGGQMPLQRRVPKFGFTNINRIEHQGVNLDVIQQLVDDKKIKDTLDFDTLVGLGLAGKNELVKILGRGELKAKLSITAHKFTATAKAAIEAAGGEAVTL
- the rpmD gene encoding 50S ribosomal protein L30; its protein translation is MSKIKVTKVKSAINRTQRQKRTLLALGLKKIGQTIEHEATPNILGMVAKVNHLVSVEETK
- the rplN gene encoding 50S ribosomal protein L14 — protein: MVQQESRLRVADNTGAKEVLTIRVLGGTKRRYASVGDKIVVTVKDATPNGNIKKGAVSTAVVVRTKKEVRRPDGSYIRFDDNACVLLNPTGEMRGTRVFGPVARELRDKQFMKIVSLAPEVL
- the rplR gene encoding 50S ribosomal protein L18, giving the protein MALTKNERRIRIKNRIRKVVSGTEARPRLAVFRSNKEIYAQLVDDVTGKTLAASSSRDKDIAAKGNKVELAALVGKSIAEKALKAGVETIAFDRGGYLYHGRVKSLAEGAREGGLKF
- the rpsK gene encoding 30S ribosomal protein S11 encodes the protein MAKTNAKSTKKRKVIIDAVGEAHITASFNNIIISLTNKKGDVISWSSAGKMGFRGSKKNTPYAAQLAAEDASEVAKEAGLKKVKVYVKGPGNGRESAIRSIHNAGIEVTEIIDVTPLPHNGCRPPKRRRV
- the rpsM gene encoding 30S ribosomal protein S13, giving the protein MARIAGVDIPKQKRGVISLTYIYGVGRSRAQEILAEAKVDENIKVQDWTDDQIGAIRETVGTYTIEGELRSETQLNIKRLMDIGCYRGIRHRVGLPLRGQRTKNNSRTRKGRRKTVANKKKATK
- the infA gene encoding translation initiation factor IF-1, with the translated sequence MAKQAAIEQDGTIIEALSNAMFRVELENGHIVTAHISGKMRMHYIKLLPGDKVKLEMSPYDLTKARITYRY
- the rpsH gene encoding 30S ribosomal protein S8, whose amino-acid sequence is MYTDPIADYLTRIRNAVRANHRVVEIPASNLKKDITKILFDQGYVLSYKFDDSTVQGTIKIALKYNKETKEPVIRKLQRISKPGLRKYSSSTELPRILNGLGIAIVSTSHGVMTGKQAQRENVGGEVLCYVY
- the rpsN gene encoding 30S ribosomal protein S14, whose product is MAKESMKAREVKRSKTVAKYAEKRKALKEAGDYQALQKLPKNASPIRQHNRCKLTGRPKGYMRTFGLSRVMFREMANQGLIPGVKKASW
- the rpsD gene encoding 30S ribosomal protein S4, which encodes MARYTGPKTKIARKFGEAIFGDDKSFEKRNYPPGQHGNNRRRGKKSEYAIQLMEKQKAKYTYGILERQFRNMFKRATAAQGITGEVLLQICESRLDNVVFRMGLSPSRSGARQLVSHRHITVNGELVNIPSYQLNAGDVVAVREKSKSLESIDRSLSNSSNVYEWITWNSEKKEGTYVSVPARIQIPENINEQFIVELYSK
- the rplE gene encoding 50S ribosomal protein L5, translated to MEYSPRLKEEYKSKVIAALTEEFGYSNVMQVPKLQKIVLSRGVGAAVADKKLVDHAVDEFTTITGQKAVSTLSKKDVATFKLRKGMPIGAKVTLRGERMYEFLDRLITSALPRVRDFNGIKATGFDGRGNYNLGVTEQIIFPEINIDKVNKIDGMDITFVTSAETDKEAKSLLTELGLPFQKN
- a CDS encoding DNA-directed RNA polymerase subunit alpha encodes the protein MAVFNFQKPDKVIMIDSTDFEGKFEFRPLEPGYGLTVGNALRRVLLSSLEGFAITSVRIESVDHEFSTIAGVVEDVTEIILNLKQVRFKRQIEDVDNESISISISGQDKIVAGDFQKFISGFQVLNTDQVICNLDSKVNINMEITVEKGRGYVPAEENKKASAPIGTIFTDSIYTPIKNVKYSIENYRVEQKTDYEKLVFEIQTDGSITPQDALTEAAKTLIHHFMLFSDERITLEADEIAQTETYDEESLHMRQLLKTKLVDMDLSVRALNCLKAAEVDTLGDLVSFNKNDLMKFRNFGKKSLTELEELVNVKGLNFGMDLSKYKLDKD
- the rplF gene encoding 50S ribosomal protein L6 is translated as MSRIGNNPVAIPEGVTVTVDNNTITVKGKLGELTQDFDTVEVKVEDGNVLVTRSTDTKDQKAKHGLYRSLVFNMIEGVSKGWTKQLELVGVGYRASNQGNVLELALGFSHNIILSLAPEVQVETVSDKGKNPIIKLTSHDKQLVGQVAAKIRGFRRPEPYKGKGIKFVGEVLRRKAGKSA